The DNA segment TTGGATGGTTTATTAGTTAACTTAAAAAACTaatgaatatgaaatttaactatttaaattttattttataaatactattatctttcttaaatatgttttttctctcttctttttctctaattttttttgttgaaagatTTCTTAAATATGAAAGAtttcttaatcaaatttttttatgtatagtAAGtagtttttttctctctcagtTGATCTGTATAGCTAAGGATATTTGTATGCATGTATATAGTTTTATggataaatatgaataattattgatttaaagTTGTAATGGTATACTCGACTTGATGATTAAggattttcatataattttatgtataatatgTGTATATGTGTATACGGAAGTTcgaattatattaatttagtaGAGACCTTATTATTTTGATTACATTTATgcatattatgttttttttttcttctaattctaGTATTTttacttaagaaaaatattctcaCAAAGTTAGACTAAGCTATCTTTTCAACATGAGTTTTTGTCATGCAAGAAGTTCCTACTCAAGTGAAAATCAAGGCAAAACAAATCTTGCTCAAGTGATATCATTTAAGTAAGgtgcactagtgcaaaaacgttgtttaacgtcggttattttgggcttttaacgtctagtCCTAAATTGACATCTAAACTGATGACGTCAATGGGGCGTCCTACATCCTAACCACAGACGTCTATactgacgtcagttagtgcccatGAGCGACATCAATAAACGTCGGCATTGGTGCGaatggacgtctaaaggcactaatTAGACGTTGTATAACCCATTAgtcgacgtctaagagcacatatagacgtcgaacatgacaaagaccgacgtctacactcactatagacgtcggtgtttgcattaaccgacgtctaatacagtggttgtgttttagtgcagttttgttcccgtctttggatagcctagtagcacaatctccttttgctagtttcccccaaaaaaaagctttcatcttttgaatttcttttggtcccttcaacccaaaaccgaacctgggtggttgcttagttccatttttcatccgcaagaggaaaaaatcacgatgaaacgaaaactagacaacgacccagggtcgtttttgggttgaaacgatcaagagaaattcaaaagacgccgctATTTTCGGGAGgcaactagcaaagggagaatgtgttactacgttatcccaagaaaggaacaaaactgcactaaaacacaacacaaagaaagcaaattttaatcagttgaaccaaaaaataatcgatgaaagactaaacaaacggtaagcataaaaaaaaaaccacgcacctgggattcaatgtcgcaagagagaaaaagcgaggaggaagacgataaagatataaaatacaacaatagaatgccgcaacaaaaagaagacgtgccgaaagggagaaaaagaagagtgtcgcgagagaaaaaggagaagaggaagaggaagatatcagaaactgaatgccgcgaagagtttgcggtctatttaaaatgaaactgggCGTCGGTTTCTCCAGATAGCCGACATCTAtatgactatagacgtcagttcagTTACTAATTCAACGTCCAAGTTAACTTTTTGAATCCCACTAGACGTCGGTCACAAtgggagccgacgtctaagaAGCTGAAatgattgacatttgatttcctgtcagggatgttgacgacatTTGTGATGgagcgccgacgtctataatgatgtacatcattacttacaggcacatagacgtcggtgctccTTCTAGCCAACGTCTATggccctcgaatttggtgaatttaattaattacagcCACTTAGACGTTGTGTGTACATatccccgacgtctaaattgaagattttttatcttcccGCCTTTCATATTCAGGTCGTAGACGTCGCCTGTTGACTAAACGACGTCTAAGCgtctgggaattaggtgaaagcattaattgcagccctatagacgtcggccccccgtgaacaccgacgtctcGGGACTGTCTTCtgacctacctcaggccattagacgtttGTGTGCAGCAGTTgggacgtctacaatatcatagatgTCGCACTGTCTGGAAACTGACGTCTacgttaccaagctatttacgataatgccaccgtccactcatatacgtcggattATCAACAAACCGATGTctattgggtgacgttaaacaatgtttttacactagtgatgATATCTATTAaacaactttttctctctcctttaaacatgttttataaatgttttcttgtttaattatcttaattaatatattatgtaaattttgaatgttttatttcaaaaaaattgttgaaataataagaataagaattgGATGATATCAATTATATGACTTTTATTAGATATTGagtaattatgttaatatattagAAATGAGGTTGATGAATTGAATTGgttattaaataatatgttattaattttagtaGTATGATATATTGAATGTGTATACCATTGATGTAATGATGTTGATAACCAATGATAATGGACAcatacattaaattatatatttgattaaattggTTATGATATAAGTTTGTTTACAATTGAAGCAGAAAATGTATTAACCTCATATGTATGTATTTGTGATTATTAAGTAAAGAATATATGGTATAACAAACATGTTTTGCTTCATTATAgtttaaataatgtatattaaGACATCAAGTGATGAAAACTTAAGGAAGAGTTCCTTGGACATACATGGcaaatttattataatctaCAAATGTTTGTATTCAACTCATCATTGAGGTGTACAATCTAATGATGatttatatcttatattgagttataaattaatatttaataaaatatattcaatacaagttttttggaaaaataaatataatatgttgaaattcatatgaatgattattattcaattacaaatttatttaatttaattaagatgGTTTTGGTTATgtgctttaattttatttcatatacatAATGATTCATTATTCCTTTTAAATAACATtcctaaagtttttttttttattgttgttagaTTTTGTAGATGTTttatgtttgtatatattttggacatatgtatttataataatcttgaattaatttataagttttttaattgagtaaaatattgtattgatttatattttatgtgtaGTTTATTATACCTATACAAATATATCGAAAATGAAAATCATGTAATAAGAAGTGATATTTCATAGTGGAATCACACCTATAAATAAGagcataaataataataaaaattaaattttgtgtgTTCCTACTAAAATGAGACGAGGATAATCGTCTGAAGAGTTCATGTTATTATTGAACGTCTTCTTTGCTCCTTGTTTCGAATGACCGATTAGTGTAGGGGTGACTTTCTTTGTAGGCCTTTAGTAATTCAATAGTGAGTAAAAGTGAATTTACCTCGACATTAGActcctatttatagagtttataagaatttgaccaattaatttatatcttaatGGTCATTAATACAAACCTTAACCACTTAATAGTAGTCGTTATGATATTAATTGTGTCTTAACTCTACTCAACGATTGTCGATACCGATCGGTCATGAGATGTTACATCATCTTCCTCGATCAGTCAGTTATAAGCCCATATTAATAAGTTATAATCCTTCCTTGTTGTCCATCCACACAATCTTACACCTCATACTCATTTTTTACAACTTTCATATTATTGTTTGTAACTAATTAGTATTTAAGGTGAAACCATCTCTACTCTCATTGCACTAGCCAGTCAAATCACAACACACATGCATAAGCAACATCATTAtacaattaacaaaaaaaatcaatactaAGATCTCTCTAAATAAACAATACTAACATTGACTTTAATAACGTATATAAGAGTGTTacaataaacttaaatatataatgcATTTTGATGTGCGAGAAGTTTGGTATCTAATTTTACCATTAATAAAAAGTGTGGTATTTGACTGTCCACaaataagttttgaaaaataaataaaaatggaatagatagtttatttagtataatatgtatttagttaaataaaaaattgctaaaaaatttttaattttactaattttgtttaaacttaGTTAATAATTAAGGTAATTGAACATGTTGGACTTTAGTTATCTTCAAGTGTTtgttaaagagaaaaattaatattaatatgcaATTATCTTTAACAGAATATCTTAATAAACAAAGTGtgacattaattaaaaattaatgtgtTTAGTTAccttaattattaatgaaatttaaataaaattaataaaattaataaaattaaatttttatattaaaactgtgatattttttattgtattaaaaataaaatatgatactTATTGCACTTAACAGACCATTTATCCATAAAAATTGTGCCGTTTtacattaagaaaatatttaatttgattccaTTGCCTCAATATGTTATCATTCAATATAACtaaagtttataataaataaatataagtaatccTTAACCTATATAACTTacattataattacaaaattgattaaACTAGACTTCAATGATgattaatgatatttttcaatCAGATAAACTTATCTTCATCACTGCGacttcaatatatataatattgaagtGCCTACCTCTGAAAATTGCTCTCTCATCAATATTTTGACATAGTTGAATTATTACTCAATCATGTTAGTCTTAAAATATTACTACTGATGACTAGAGTTGTCAACTTTTTTTATGGCCCCAAGGTCAATCCTGGCCTCTTTTTTAATTAGTCCATTATTTTTGACCCACCTTAGAGGGGGATTTTTTGAAGCCCCTAGCTCCCACAGCCCCAGAAAATGGGTTGGGATTCAAATAGGGTCGGGTCAGCCCTAACCCCCAAATATTTCACTTTACTCTAAAATTCCGTAGCTCCATCACTTATTCTCTGATCAAGCAGTGCTTAAGAGCTAGCAACCGGGTTGACGGCAGACGACAGTACAAAGTCGACGACGACAACGCACGGTGAACGGCGGCACACCGTGAACGACAGCACACCGTGAATGGCAGCACACCGTGAACGACGACAACACACAGTGAACGACACTTGACGGCAACGGTGGTACAAGCGGCAAAGAAGAATCAAGGTTAGCTTCTTTCAAAtacttttcatgttttttctaaGATTGTTGTGACCCagttcatttttatgttttaataagcACCCCTCCCTCATCTCCCCTTCTAAATTTGTTGGTTTAAACTTGTAAAGCATCGTCTTATAATGTTTTACTGTGGAACAGTTGTAGCATCCAGCAAACTGGGGACTTAACAAAGTCTGAGAGAGCAGTTGATGGGATATTTGGATTCGGGCAACAAGGCATGTCTTTCATTTCCCAACTCTTATCGTAAGGAATTGCACCGAGAGTGTTCTCTCATTGCTTAAAAGGAGATAACAATGGTGGAGGTGTCTTGGTTCTTGGTGAAATTGTGGAGCCAAACATAGTTTATACTCCACTTGTTCCATCGCAGTacgtttatttatttgttagaCTACATGCtacatttcaatttctttatgcCAATTTTTATTTGTGGTTTAGTATGTGCTATATAGATGCTGCTTTATGGATTCAGTGAAATTTCAACATGGTATTTATCATTCAGATTACCTATTTGACTTGAACATTGAAACTTTGTTTCAAGTGTTTACTactgttgattttttttttttgtatgagaTGAAAAAAGTTGATGAATTGATGGAGCTTCTTGTGTTTGTTCTTAGGAacctaataaaacaaataaataaaatcaatttataacatCTGGGACACTAGTTACTGTGTTGTGAAAATGTTCACCCGACAATAGGTATTTTGCACTTTGATTGTTTGTCACTGCACAAATTAACGGTTCTAGAACAGATGTTTTGATGAGTTCATTGCTATTGTTAGTTTCATGAGAAGTAAATATGGCAATTGTATGATTACAAAAATTATCGTGTGAtatgttcttcttttcttgattcATGTTTAATCTTGTTCTTCAATTATTTGTAGTATTTGTTTAAGAtgatattgaattttattaaaccCCGTATGTTTCagatgatattttataattactagTGTGTGTTTAGGTTATTGGAGTTGATGGTATGGGTCTTGGTTTTGTTGAATGAACAGGCTGTGAGTGCAATCGCTTTTCCCTCTGGTTCAGATAAGTTGTATACTGGAAGCTGTGTGCAATAGTTTTTATATATGGACCACCTTAAGAGTAATCCCTTAACTTTGGTTGATGATCTTGCATCTGAAACTCCTGGTCCATCTGAGAGTGCTACCactaataaaaaagaagtcTCAAATGTTTGgaattttttcacaaaaataggaAAAGATGAGGATGGCATTGAAAAGGTTGCATGCAAGTATTGTGGCAATAATTACAAGGTTGGGAAACACCCtgttactaaaaataattatggaaCTTCACATCTAAGTCGGCATGTAAATGTATGTAGAAGTATTTCAAACTTAGATGTGGATCTTTACCAAGAAGGAAAGTTTGGGACCCGAAAANTCAATCAAAAAGTTCATCGGANGTTACTTGCAAGAGCCATNATNAAACATAGTCTTCcttataattttgttgaatatNAAGGAATNAGAGAATGGATAAAGTACATCAATCCTAATGTTGATATGAAATGTAGGAACACTACAGTTTCAGATGTTGAAAAGGAATACCTTGAACAGAAGGATAAAGTTAAGCAAATGATGTCTAGGATTCCTAATAGAATTTGTTTAACCTCTGATGTTTGGACTGCAGTTACTTCTGAGGGATATATTTGCCTAACTGCACACTTTGTTGATGAAAATTGGAAATTAACAAGTAAGATTCTTAACTTTTGTCGAATGAAACCACCACATACAGGTGCTGAACTAGAAAGTGTGgtgtttgattgcctaaaacaATGGGGTATTNATAAGAAACTTTTCTCAATTACCTTGGACAATGCTTCTGCCAATAATAGTTTGCAAGACATTCTAAAAAGCCATCTTCGAGTTCATAGAAATTTATTATGTGATGGTGAGTTTTTCCATGTACGATGTTGTGCTCATACTCTTAATTTGATAGTTCAAGATGGTTTAAAGGTGATTAACAAAGCACTCCATGTACGATGTCTCATCTCATCTCATATGTCTCCCTTTTTGTTAAGCTCATCCATGTTGTCTTTTAATGATGTTTTGATCTGGTTTTTTAATAGCACCGGATGCTGTAGATTGAAAACAAGTCTTTGAACTAGTAATTAGTTTTGCTCTAAATGTTAACTCTGAAAGTGATTTGTTATTTGTCTGGTGTCGTGCTGAATGCAGTCATTAGAAGGGCAAAAAATCCGTTCTTGATTCATAATAGGTTATATAGTTTTGCAACAAATTATTTGCTCTAAATGTTAACTCTGAAAGATATTTGTTATTTGCTCTAAATGTCCTGCTTTGCATGTTTACTCTGTTCTTGATTCATAATAGGTTATATAGTTTTGCAACAAATTATTCTCAATCAGTGTTTATGTTAATGTNGTGGGGGCAACATGACACAGGACAGGCAAATGACATGGATAATATAATTGCATCTGTNAAAGATCTTGAAGTCACACCAGAGAGGATTAGAAAATTTTTACCTAAAGTTAATTGGGATCTTATAGCTTCCATGTATGTTGGTGGCCGTACTGGTGCTGAATGTGAATCAAggtatataatttgtaattcgTGAGCTTTTcatttgtgtttttgtgtgcATGAAAAGTTTGCTCTTTTCTATGATAAAGTATTTTATGTTTCTGATATTGGTGACCTGGTGCTGAATTTTAATCAAAgtataattttacttttgacATGGAATAATTTTAACATGGTGGTGCTTAATGTGTCTGTGATGGTTGTCACTATCATAGATGTCTATTATGTAGACCATAGAATAATTTCTATATGTATGAATGGTTGGATTCCATACTTTTGATTCACTGTATTTTGATGGTTTGCAACCACAGGTGGTTGAATTATGAAGATCCTTTGATCAACCAAGGTGCGTGGACTAAGGAAGAGGACAAGTCCCTTTTACTTATTGTATACATGTATCAGGAATTGGTTCGAAATTGCTGCATCATTGGGCACAAGCTTTATTGTATACATGTAGTTTGGGAATGAGATTGTTGAGAGGGAGAAGATAGCCCCTCTTATAACAGTTTGAAAGATGTAATTCATGAAATGATTGAGTGTGTTATTACATTTGTTAAGCTTTAGTGTTTCCTTTGGTGTTGTTGTCTACTGTGTAGTTATTACATTGTTAAGTTTTAGTGTTTCCTTTAGAGGTTATTTACATTTGATTGTTAGAAATTTGGTAAAAGGAAAGgcccatgggctggccctaACCCATAGGGCTTTGGGGGTTTTTGGCCCTGTGGACTTTTccaataaaatagttttttggccctgtgggcttttttggccccaacccacatgggctagggccagggcctatcAAGTGGGCCAATTTGACAGTTCTACTGATGACTCGTAGCTCTAATGTCACTTTCTCTCATTTAATTTATGCCTTTGTTTTGGTGGGTAGAGATGAGATATTTTGAaggattaaattttaaaattaaattttaacatagtccactagtaaaaaattgggtttttacagcgcacattatgccacggttcaccagaaaccgcagcataatggtgcgcggtggcagttctgtaaataaaacgaaagaatatgccgcggttccccaccgaaccgcggcatatactgcAGTCAACCATCCCCTCTGACCcacttttgaataaaattagaaataatatgggaataggccgcggttggtatGAGAATCgctgcctattcccctgtcaatttaatgcagggactgactgatggggaatgtcagcaggtggcagggggaataggccgcggttggtcagagaaccgcggcctattcccNNNNNNNNNNNNNNNNNNNNNNNNNNNNNNNNNNNNNNNNNNNNNNNNNNNNNNNNNNNNNNNNNNNNNNNNNNNNNNNNNNNNNNNNNNNNNNNNNNNNNNNNNNNNNNNNNNNNNNNNNNNNNNNNNNNNNNNNNNNNNNNNNNNNNNNNNNNNNNNNNNNNNNNNNNNNNNNNNNNNNNNNNNNNNNNNNNNNNNNNNNNNNNNNNNNNNNNNNNNNNNNNNNNNNNNNNNNNNNNNNNNNNNNNNNNNNNNNNNNNNNNNNNNNNNNNNNNNNNNNNNNNNNNNNNNNNNNNNNNNNNNNNNNNNNNNNNNNNNNNNNNNNNNNNNNNNNNNNNNNNNNNNNNNNNNNNNNNNNNNNNNNNNNNNNNNNNNNNNNNNNNNNNNNNNNNNNNNNNNNNNNNNNNNNNNNNNNNNNNNNNNNNNNNNNNNNNNNNNNNNNNNNNNNNNNNNNNNNNNNNNNNNNNNNNNNNNNNNNNNNNNNNNNNNNNNNNNNNNNNNNNNNNNNNNNNNNNNNNNNNNNNNNNNNNNNNNNNNNNNNNNNNNNNNNNNNNNNNNNNNNNNNNNNNNNNNNNNNNNNNNNNNNNNNNNNNNNNNNNNNNNNNNNNNNNNNNNNNNNNNNNNNNNNNNNNNNNNNNNNNNNNNNNNNNNNNNNNNNNNNNNNNNNNNNNNNNNNNNNNNNNNNNNNNNNNNNNNNNNNNNNNNNNNNNNNNNNNNNNNNNNNNNNNNNNNNNNNNNNNNNNNNNNNNNNNNNNNNNNNNNNNNNNNNNNNNNNNNNNNNNNNNNNNNNNNNNNNNNNNNNNNNNNNNNNNNNNNNNNNNNNNNNNNNNNNNNNNNNNNNNNNNNNNNNNNNNNNNNNNNNNNNNNNNNNNNNNNNNNNNNNNNNNNNNNNNNNNNNNNNNNNNNNNNNNNNNNNNNNNNNNNNNNNNNNNNNNNNNNNNNNNNNNNNNNNNNNNNNNNNNNNNNNNNNNNNNNNNNNNNNNNNNNNNNNNNNNNNNNNNNNNNNNNNNNNNNNNNNNNNNNNNNNNNNNNNNNNNNNNNNNNNNNNNNNNNNNNNNNNNNNNNNNNNNNNNNNNNNNNNNNNNNNNNNNNNNNNNNNNNNNNNNNNNNNNNNNNNNNNNNNNNNNNNNNNNNNNNNNNNNNNNNNNNNNNNNNNNNNNNNNNNNNNNNNNNNNNNNNNNNNNNNNNNNNNNNNNNNNNNNNNNNNNNNNNNNNNNNNNNNNNNNNNNNNNNNNNNNNNNNNNNNNNNNNNNNNNNNNNNNNNNNNNNNNNNNNNNNNNNNNNNNNNNNNNNNNNNNNNNNNNNNNNNNNNNNNNNNNNNNNNNNNNNNNNNNNNNNNNNNNNNNNNNNNNNNNNNNNNNNNNNNNNNNNNNNNNNNNNNNNNNNNNNNNNNNNNNNNNNNNNNNNNNNNNNNNNNNNNNNNNNNNNNNNNNNNNNNN comes from the Vigna radiata var. radiata cultivar VC1973A unplaced genomic scaffold, Vradiata_ver6 scaffold_108, whole genome shotgun sequence genome and includes:
- the LOC111241127 gene encoding transcriptional activator Myb-like; protein product: MDNIIASVKDLEVTPERIRKFLPKVNWDLIASMYVGGRTGAECESRWLNYEDPLINQGAWTKEEDKSLLLIVYMYQELVRNCCIIGHKLYCIHVVWE